Proteins encoded in a region of the Paucibacter sediminis genome:
- a CDS encoding cation-translocating P-type ATPase, which yields MTPLHPAPHSIDSQALARQLGVRLDEGLAADEVLARQQAHGPNRLPEAPPRPAWARLADQFRDFMILVLLAAALLSGLIGDLADTLVILLIVLLNAAIGFWQEWRADQALSALQRMAAPRATVMRAGGQRHVVATEHLVPGDVVLLEAGNLVPADLRLHEVAQMRVDESALTGESVTVEKTHQHLPLEVSALGDRINMAYKGTLVTHGRGAGLVVATGAHTELGQVAGLLNGAASRATPLQLRLAAFGKRLSVVVLAICALVFAIGVLRGEPLLLMALTAISLAVAAIPEALPAVVTVLLALGARRLVTVNALVRRLPSVETLGSVSVICSDKTGTLTLNRMQLREQRSWHTEVDANTNVFWQALVLCNDAVPAGDGWLGDPTETALLQAAAEAGLDVAALQLASPRRHEWPFDAERKRMSTLHSAGAGWVAYVKGAPESLLPRCAAGPERAEALATAQAWAAQGLRVLAVARKQGKAEVVAVAADAFEQDLTLLGLVGLIDPPRPEARAAVAECLGAGIRPVMITGDHSATALAIARDLGLDASGGVLSGAELARLDEAGLAAAVQRVSVYARMDPAQKIRIVQALQAAGQYVAMTGDGVNDAPALRSADIGVAMGRGGTDVAREASALVLLDDNFATIVGAVREGRRIFDNIRKFIRYALTGNSGEIWLLFLAPLLGLPIPLLPIHILWVNLVTDGLPGLALATEPAERGVMRRPPRPPQESVFAHGLWQHALWVGLLIGGLCLGVQAWSLGLHAQAPDSAGNAHGQTMVFTLLTLAQMAHLLAIRSERESLFTQGLMSNLPLLGAVLLTLVLQLATVYVPWLQPIFRTQALSAGELFACFGLAGLVFLAVEIEKLWRRRRS from the coding sequence ATGACGCCCCTGCACCCCGCCCCCCACAGCATCGACAGCCAGGCCCTGGCGCGCCAGCTGGGCGTGCGCCTGGACGAAGGCCTGGCCGCCGACGAGGTGCTGGCGCGCCAGCAGGCCCATGGCCCGAACCGCCTGCCCGAGGCGCCGCCGCGCCCGGCCTGGGCGCGCCTCGCAGACCAGTTCCGCGACTTCATGATCCTGGTGCTGCTGGCCGCGGCCCTGCTGTCGGGCCTGATCGGCGATCTGGCCGACACCCTGGTGATCCTGCTGATCGTGCTGCTCAACGCCGCCATCGGCTTCTGGCAGGAATGGCGCGCCGACCAGGCGCTCAGCGCGCTGCAGCGCATGGCGGCGCCGCGCGCCACCGTGATGCGCGCCGGCGGCCAGCGCCATGTGGTGGCCACCGAGCACCTGGTGCCCGGCGACGTGGTGCTGCTGGAGGCCGGCAATCTGGTGCCCGCCGACCTGCGCCTGCACGAGGTGGCGCAGATGCGGGTGGACGAATCGGCGCTGACGGGCGAATCGGTCACGGTGGAGAAGACGCACCAGCACCTGCCGCTGGAAGTGAGCGCCCTGGGCGATCGCATCAACATGGCCTACAAGGGCACGCTGGTCACGCATGGTCGCGGCGCCGGCCTGGTGGTGGCCACCGGCGCGCACACCGAGCTGGGCCAGGTGGCCGGCCTGCTGAACGGCGCGGCCAGCCGCGCCACCCCGCTGCAGCTGCGCCTGGCGGCCTTCGGCAAGCGGCTCTCGGTGGTGGTGCTGGCGATCTGCGCGCTGGTGTTCGCGATCGGCGTGCTGCGCGGCGAGCCCCTGCTGCTGATGGCGCTGACCGCCATCAGCCTGGCGGTGGCGGCCATCCCCGAGGCCCTGCCGGCGGTGGTGACGGTGCTGCTGGCGCTGGGTGCGCGCCGCCTCGTCACGGTGAACGCGCTGGTGCGGCGCCTGCCCAGCGTCGAGACGCTGGGCTCGGTGTCGGTGATCTGCTCCGACAAGACCGGCACCCTCACCCTCAACCGCATGCAGCTGCGCGAGCAGCGCAGCTGGCACACCGAGGTCGACGCCAACACCAACGTGTTTTGGCAGGCCCTGGTGCTGTGCAACGACGCGGTACCGGCAGGAGACGGCTGGCTGGGCGACCCCACCGAGACCGCCCTGCTGCAGGCCGCCGCCGAGGCCGGCCTGGACGTGGCCGCGCTGCAGCTGGCCAGCCCGCGCCGGCACGAATGGCCCTTCGACGCCGAGCGCAAGCGCATGAGCACCCTGCACAGCGCCGGCGCGGGCTGGGTCGCCTATGTGAAGGGCGCGCCCGAGTCGCTGCTGCCGCGCTGCGCCGCCGGGCCCGAGCGGGCCGAGGCGCTGGCCACTGCGCAGGCCTGGGCGGCCCAGGGCCTGCGCGTGCTGGCGGTGGCGCGCAAGCAGGGCAAGGCCGAGGTGGTGGCGGTGGCGGCCGATGCCTTCGAGCAAGACCTGACCCTGCTGGGCCTGGTGGGCCTGATCGACCCGCCGCGCCCCGAGGCGCGCGCCGCCGTGGCCGAATGCTTGGGCGCCGGCATCCGGCCGGTGATGATCACCGGCGACCATTCGGCCACGGCCCTGGCGATCGCCCGCGACCTGGGGCTGGACGCCAGCGGCGGCGTGCTCAGCGGGGCCGAGCTGGCGCGGCTGGACGAGGCCGGCCTGGCCGCCGCGGTGCAGCGCGTCTCGGTCTATGCGCGCATGGACCCGGCGCAGAAGATCCGCATCGTGCAGGCCCTGCAGGCCGCCGGCCAGTATGTGGCCATGACCGGCGACGGCGTGAACGACGCGCCGGCGCTGCGCAGCGCCGACATCGGCGTGGCGATGGGCCGCGGCGGCACCGACGTGGCGCGCGAGGCCTCCGCCCTGGTGCTGCTGGACGACAACTTCGCCACCATCGTCGGCGCGGTGCGCGAGGGTCGGCGCATCTTCGACAACATCCGCAAGTTCATCCGCTATGCGCTGACCGGCAATTCGGGCGAGATCTGGCTGCTGTTCCTGGCGCCCCTGCTGGGCCTGCCGATCCCGCTGCTGCCCATCCACATCCTCTGGGTCAACCTGGTCACCGATGGCCTGCCGGGCCTGGCGCTGGCCACCGAACCGGCCGAACGCGGCGTGATGCGGCGCCCGCCACGGCCGCCGCAGGAGAGCGTGTTCGCCCATGGCCTGTGGCAGCACGCGCTCTGGGTGGGCCTGCTGATCGGCGGCCTGTGCCTGGGCGTGCAGGCCTGGTCGCTGGGCCTGCACGCCCAGGCACCAGACTCAGCGGGCAACGCGCATGGCCAGACCATGGTGTTCACGCTGCTGACGCTGGCGCAGATGGCGCATCTGCTGGCGATCCGCTCGGAGCGCGAATCGCTCTTCACGCAGGGTCTGATGAGCAACCTGCCGCTGCTGGGCGCGGTGCTGCTGACGCTGGTGCTGCAGCTGGCCACCGTCTATGTGCCCTGGCTGCAGCCGATCTTCCGCACCCAGGCGCTCAGCGCCGGCGAGCTCTTCGCCTGCTTCGGCCTGGCCGGCCTGGTGTTCCTGGCGGTGGAGATCGAGAAGCTCTGGCGTCGGCGACGCAGCTAG
- a CDS encoding GNAT family N-acetyltransferase — protein MPTMKTLLRPASAADLPAIWAVRYAVTENTIPRGIIPDEEVRQAIEERGRGWVIEEVDAFGRRLVAFGIVHADDGCVWALFVHPQAHGRGYGRRLMAEMTGWLWEQGLQTLWLTTGAGTRAEAFYRRLGWRCSGSTPKGELRFELQREAQP, from the coding sequence ATGCCCACCATGAAGACCCTGCTGCGCCCGGCCTCGGCGGCCGACCTGCCCGCCATCTGGGCGGTGCGCTACGCCGTCACCGAGAACACCATTCCGCGCGGCATCATCCCCGACGAGGAAGTGCGCCAGGCCATCGAGGAGCGCGGGCGCGGCTGGGTGATCGAGGAGGTCGACGCCTTCGGCCGGCGCCTGGTGGCCTTCGGCATCGTGCATGCGGACGACGGCTGCGTCTGGGCCCTGTTCGTGCATCCGCAGGCGCATGGGCGCGGCTACGGCCGGCGCCTGATGGCCGAGATGACCGGCTGGCTGTGGGAGCAGGGCCTGCAGACCCTGTGGCTTACCACCGGCGCCGGCACGCGTGCCGAGGCCTTCTACCGGCGCCTGGGCTGGCGCTGCAGCGGCAGCACGCCCAAGGGCGAGCTGCGTTTCGAACTGCAACGCGAGGCCCAGCCATGA
- a CDS encoding ATP-dependent DNA helicase, with protein sequence MSTAPAVYSVAVRELCEFTAKQGDLDLRFTPAPSALEGMAGHVTVAARRGAGGQTEYRAEVGLSGSYKQTLQVRGRADGYDPVRQRLEEVKTYKGRLETQPTSHRALHWAQARIYGHLLCQQEGLAALELALVYFNVGNQQETLFTETRSAAELQAHFELHGERFLAWAQQQLAQRSERDAALQRLSFPFGEFRQGQRPLAEAVYKAAVNQRCLLAQAPTGIGKTLGTLFPLLKAAPAKALDKIFFLAAKSSGRQLALDGLQRLAPLPLRVLELVAREKACEHPEKACHGESCPLAQGFYDRLPAARTAAAQEHQLGRAKLRELALAHQVCPYYLSQELVRWVDVVVGDYNYFFDVSALLHGLTQANQWRVALLVDEAHNLVERGRKMYSAELLPDTLAQARRSPAARKHAPLKKALGKLQRAGTALAKAQAEAYQVHEALPEALLAPLQLCSAAIGEHFAEHPAEPDAALQAFYFEALHFLRMAEQLGSHSIVDSSREEGGAGLCWCLRNVLPAPFLRPRLEAALSSTLFSATLQPADYYAKLLGLPEQHLQIEVGSPFAAEQLRVSVARGISTRYAHRQASLRPMAELMARQYAARPGNYIAFFSSYAYLEQLAEVLAAQQPQLPVWAQSRRMGEAEQKQFLARFTEHSAGLALAVLGGAFSEGIDLPGARLIGAFVATLGLPQINPVNEQIRARMQQLFGAGYDYTYLYPGLQKVVQAAGRVIRTTEDEGVLHLIDDRYARAEVQALLPRWWSLRAS encoded by the coding sequence TTGAGCACCGCGCCCGCCGTCTACAGCGTCGCGGTGCGCGAGCTCTGCGAGTTCACCGCCAAGCAGGGCGACCTGGACCTGCGCTTCACGCCCGCGCCCAGCGCGCTGGAGGGCATGGCCGGCCATGTCACCGTGGCCGCGCGGCGCGGTGCCGGCGGCCAGACCGAATACAGAGCCGAGGTGGGCTTGAGCGGCAGCTACAAGCAAACGCTGCAGGTGCGCGGCCGCGCGGACGGCTACGACCCGGTGCGTCAGCGCCTGGAGGAGGTCAAGACCTACAAGGGCCGGCTCGAGACCCAGCCGACCTCGCACCGCGCGCTGCACTGGGCGCAGGCGCGCATCTACGGCCATCTGCTGTGCCAGCAGGAAGGGCTGGCGGCGCTGGAGCTGGCCCTGGTGTATTTCAATGTCGGCAACCAGCAGGAGACGCTGTTCACCGAGACCCGCAGCGCCGCCGAGCTGCAGGCGCATTTCGAGCTGCATGGCGAGCGCTTCCTGGCCTGGGCGCAGCAGCAGCTGGCGCAGCGCAGCGAGCGCGATGCGGCGCTGCAGCGCCTGAGCTTTCCCTTCGGCGAGTTCCGCCAGGGCCAGAGGCCGCTGGCCGAGGCGGTCTACAAGGCGGCTGTGAACCAGCGCTGCCTGCTGGCCCAGGCGCCCACCGGCATCGGCAAGACCCTGGGCACGCTGTTCCCGCTGCTGAAGGCGGCGCCGGCGAAAGCGCTGGACAAGATCTTCTTCCTGGCCGCCAAGAGTTCGGGCCGCCAGCTCGCGCTGGATGGCCTGCAACGGCTGGCGCCGCTGCCGCTGCGCGTGCTGGAGCTGGTGGCGCGCGAGAAGGCCTGCGAGCATCCCGAAAAGGCCTGCCATGGCGAGTCCTGCCCGCTGGCCCAGGGCTTTTACGACCGCCTGCCGGCAGCACGCACCGCCGCCGCGCAGGAGCACCAGCTCGGCCGGGCGAAGTTGCGCGAGCTGGCGCTGGCGCACCAGGTCTGCCCCTATTACCTGAGCCAGGAGCTGGTGCGCTGGGTCGACGTGGTGGTGGGCGACTACAACTACTTCTTCGACGTCAGCGCCTTGCTGCACGGCCTGACGCAGGCCAACCAGTGGCGCGTGGCCCTGCTGGTGGACGAGGCCCACAACCTGGTGGAGCGCGGCCGCAAGATGTACAGCGCCGAGCTCCTGCCCGACACGCTGGCGCAGGCGCGGCGTTCGCCCGCGGCGCGCAAGCACGCGCCGCTGAAGAAGGCGCTGGGCAAGCTGCAGCGCGCCGGCACGGCCCTGGCCAAGGCGCAGGCCGAGGCCTACCAGGTGCACGAGGCGCTGCCCGAGGCGCTGCTTGCGCCACTTCAGCTGTGCAGTGCCGCCATCGGCGAGCATTTCGCCGAGCACCCCGCCGAGCCCGATGCGGCGCTGCAGGCCTTTTATTTCGAGGCCCTGCATTTCCTGCGCATGGCCGAGCAGCTGGGCAGCCATTCGATCGTCGACAGCAGCCGGGAGGAGGGCGGCGCCGGCCTCTGCTGGTGCCTGCGCAATGTGCTGCCGGCACCCTTTCTGCGCCCGCGCCTGGAGGCGGCACTGAGCAGCACCCTGTTCTCCGCCACCCTGCAGCCGGCCGACTACTACGCCAAGCTCCTCGGCCTGCCCGAGCAGCATCTGCAGATCGAGGTGGGCTCGCCCTTTGCGGCCGAGCAGCTGCGGGTCAGCGTGGCGCGCGGCATCTCCACGCGTTATGCGCACCGCCAGGCCTCGCTGCGCCCGATGGCCGAGCTGATGGCGCGCCAGTACGCGGCGCGCCCCGGCAACTACATCGCCTTCTTCAGCAGCTATGCCTATCTGGAGCAGCTGGCCGAGGTGCTGGCGGCGCAGCAGCCGCAGCTGCCGGTGTGGGCGCAGTCGCGGCGCATGGGCGAGGCCGAGCAGAAGCAGTTCCTGGCCCGCTTCACCGAGCACAGCGCCGGCCTGGCGCTGGCGGTGCTGGGCGGTGCCTTCTCCGAGGGCATCGACCTGCCCGGCGCGCGCCTGATCGGCGCCTTTGTCGCCACCCTGGGCCTGCCCCAGATCAACCCGGTCAACGAGCAGATCCGTGCGCGCATGCAGCAGCTGTTCGGCGCCGGCTACGACTACACCTACCTCTACCCGGGCCTGCAGAAGGTGGTGCAGGCGGCCGGGCGGGTGATACGCACGACCGAGGACGAGGGCGTGCTGCACCTGATCGACGATCGCTATGCGCGCGCCGAGGTGCAGGCCTTGCTGCCGCGTTGGTGGTCATTGCGGGCCAGCTAG
- a CDS encoding substrate-binding periplasmic protein, whose translation MPRSWALAAILVLAAGAAGAHALKVCIPSNPFPPISFPDHEGQGQWLVRKAVERQGGTVSYEAVPWPRCVKGVQTGDYDAAIPPTVTLAASIALPMRDEKTVDDAKALGNTNMVVLRRLGSKPGWDGRAFSGLSTPVIFNRGIVSIRDKLAALGVAGDEGAQPNESMLQKLLRGRGELLIMNGNAALVELAEAEYAGKLEILPEPFIVMTGHLGFNKSYYLANRAFVEAVWSGIARLRNSAEWQSVAPGLAK comes from the coding sequence ATGCCACGCAGCTGGGCCCTTGCTGCCATCCTGGTGCTCGCTGCAGGCGCGGCGGGCGCCCATGCCCTCAAGGTCTGCATCCCCTCCAACCCCTTCCCGCCGATCAGCTTCCCGGACCATGAGGGTCAGGGCCAATGGCTGGTGCGCAAGGCGGTGGAACGCCAGGGCGGCACGGTCAGCTACGAGGCCGTGCCCTGGCCGCGCTGCGTCAAGGGCGTGCAGACCGGCGACTACGACGCCGCCATCCCGCCCACCGTGACCCTGGCCGCCAGCATCGCGCTGCCGATGCGCGACGAGAAGACCGTGGACGACGCCAAGGCCCTGGGCAACACGAATATGGTGGTGCTGCGCCGGCTGGGCAGCAAGCCCGGCTGGGACGGCAGGGCCTTCAGCGGCCTGAGCACGCCGGTGATCTTCAACCGCGGCATCGTCTCGATCCGCGACAAGCTGGCCGCCCTGGGCGTGGCCGGCGACGAGGGCGCGCAGCCGAACGAGTCGATGCTGCAGAAGCTGCTGCGCGGCCGCGGCGAGCTGCTCATCATGAACGGCAACGCCGCCCTGGTGGAGCTGGCCGAGGCCGAATACGCGGGCAAGCTGGAGATCCTGCCCGAGCCCTTCATCGTCATGACCGGACACCTGGGCTTCAACAAGAGCTACTACCTCGCCAACCGCGCCTTCGTCGAGGCGGTCTGGAGCGGCATCGCGCGGCTGCGCAACTCGGCCGAGTGGCAGAGCGTGGCGCCGGGGCTGGCGAAGTAG
- a CDS encoding Lon protease family protein yields the protein MSIAKLSAAELRLTVDPATLDFADTSELLDQALPWIGQERAEQAARFGLRMQQPDYHLFVLGEVGSGRSSLLLEMMKQEALLRPVPPDLCYLHNFEVPEHPLALRLPAGEGRLLRQLMAEFAKTLQSEIPKRLMDADVRAGCERLEGAYKAEESAAYAELSAFAEARNFGLMREQGRMVFTQRDEAGEPLTAAKAMTLTPAQRSACDAAEEELRKQIGRFLELTRAKELLMLEQLAALRRQLLKPMLDHALQQIRNRLRKQIKDAVKLGLYLDRALQEVLASLELFQQGEEPDEGRAAALAELLARLRVNLVVDHHGSSGAPVISDDNPVFRSLFGSIEYEAERDLLVTDFSRIRAGSLLKAHGGFLMLHLRDLLTDEAVWEKLRRFLRSGRLQIEEAGMALAPIGAVSLQPEPVDVDVKLVLIASVEDFYLVQEGDPDFARRFRCKVDFAESFAATPEARRATAIFVAHSCRKLGLPHFSAPAVAALIEQTHREAEDQARQSAIFAHSAGLLVEAAAVARARGAALVASEDVQAALAARQHRHDYPEQRLQESITDGERLLAVAGTRVGQVNGLTVVDLGDYQFGFPVRVTASTHAGEEGLLNIEREVEMSGPIHDKGVLILHSHLAGLFAHIAPLALNAAVVFEQEYNGVEGDSASCAEFYALLSALAGLPLRQGIAVTGALNQHGEMLPVGGINEKIEGYFRSCELLGLDGQQGVLIPHRNRRHLMLAPRLVDAVAAGRFHIYTAELASEGMELLSGQAFGALGPHGYAPDSVLGRAQKTLQDYRHACEPPARAAGRALRPFGRRHGEPRQRG from the coding sequence ATGAGCATTGCCAAACTCTCCGCCGCCGAGCTGCGCCTCACGGTCGACCCCGCCACGCTGGACTTTGCCGATACCTCCGAGCTGCTCGACCAGGCCCTGCCCTGGATAGGCCAGGAGCGCGCCGAGCAGGCGGCGCGCTTCGGCCTGCGCATGCAGCAGCCCGACTACCACCTGTTCGTGCTGGGCGAGGTGGGCAGCGGCCGCAGCTCGCTGCTGCTGGAGATGATGAAGCAGGAGGCCTTGCTGCGGCCGGTGCCGCCCGACCTCTGCTATCTGCACAACTTCGAGGTGCCCGAGCATCCGCTCGCCCTGCGCCTGCCGGCCGGCGAGGGGCGGCTGCTGCGCCAGCTGATGGCCGAGTTTGCCAAGACTCTGCAGAGCGAGATTCCCAAGCGTCTGATGGACGCCGATGTGCGCGCCGGCTGCGAGCGCCTGGAGGGTGCTTACAAGGCCGAGGAGTCGGCCGCCTATGCCGAGCTCAGCGCCTTTGCCGAGGCGCGCAACTTCGGCCTGATGCGGGAACAGGGCCGCATGGTCTTCACCCAGCGCGACGAGGCCGGCGAGCCGCTCACCGCCGCCAAGGCGATGACGCTGACGCCGGCGCAGCGCAGCGCCTGCGACGCCGCCGAGGAGGAGTTGCGCAAGCAGATCGGCCGCTTTCTGGAGCTCACCCGCGCCAAGGAGTTATTGATGCTGGAGCAGCTGGCGGCGCTGCGGCGCCAGCTGCTCAAGCCCATGCTGGACCATGCGCTGCAGCAGATCCGCAACCGGCTGCGCAAGCAGATCAAGGATGCCGTCAAGCTAGGGCTTTATCTGGATCGCGCCCTGCAGGAGGTGCTGGCCAGCCTGGAGCTGTTCCAGCAGGGCGAGGAGCCCGACGAGGGCCGCGCCGCGGCGCTGGCCGAGCTGCTCGCGCGCCTGCGCGTCAACCTGGTGGTGGACCACCATGGCAGCAGCGGCGCCCCGGTCATCAGCGACGACAACCCGGTGTTCCGCTCGCTGTTCGGCAGCATCGAGTACGAGGCCGAGCGCGACCTGCTGGTGACCGATTTTTCGCGCATCCGCGCCGGCAGCCTGCTGAAGGCGCATGGCGGCTTTCTGATGCTGCATTTGCGCGACCTGCTTACCGACGAGGCGGTGTGGGAGAAGCTGCGCCGTTTCCTGCGCAGCGGCCGGCTGCAGATCGAGGAGGCCGGCATGGCGCTGGCGCCGATCGGCGCGGTCTCGCTGCAGCCCGAGCCGGTGGACGTGGATGTCAAGCTGGTGCTGATCGCCTCGGTGGAAGACTTCTACTTGGTGCAGGAGGGCGACCCGGACTTTGCGCGGCGCTTCCGCTGCAAGGTCGATTTCGCCGAGAGCTTTGCCGCCACGCCCGAGGCGCGGCGCGCCACCGCGATCTTCGTGGCGCACAGCTGCCGCAAGCTGGGCCTGCCGCATTTCAGCGCGCCGGCGGTGGCGGCCCTGATCGAGCAGACCCACCGCGAGGCCGAGGACCAGGCGCGTCAGAGCGCCATCTTTGCGCACAGCGCCGGCCTGCTGGTGGAGGCCGCGGCGGTGGCGCGCGCGCGCGGCGCGGCCCTGGTTGCGAGCGAGGATGTGCAGGCGGCGCTGGCGGCGCGCCAGCATCGGCACGACTACCCCGAGCAGCGCCTGCAGGAATCGATCACCGATGGCGAGCGCCTGCTGGCGGTGGCCGGCACGCGCGTCGGCCAGGTCAACGGCCTCACGGTGGTGGACCTGGGCGACTACCAGTTCGGCTTCCCGGTACGCGTCACTGCCTCCACGCATGCGGGCGAGGAGGGCTTGCTGAATATCGAGCGCGAGGTCGAGATGTCGGGCCCCATCCACGACAAGGGCGTGCTGATCCTGCACAGCCACCTGGCCGGGCTGTTCGCGCATATCGCACCGCTGGCGCTGAACGCCGCGGTGGTGTTCGAGCAGGAGTACAACGGCGTGGAGGGCGACTCGGCCTCCTGTGCCGAGTTCTATGCCTTGCTCTCGGCCCTCGCGGGCCTGCCGCTGCGCCAGGGCATCGCGGTGACGGGCGCGCTCAACCAGCATGGCGAGATGCTGCCGGTGGGCGGCATTAACGAGAAGATCGAGGGCTATTTCCGCAGCTGCGAGCTGCTGGGCCTGGATGGCCAGCAGGGCGTGCTGATTCCGCACCGCAACCGCCGCCACCTGATGCTGGCGCCGCGTCTGGTCGACGCGGTGGCCGCGGGGCGCTTCCACATCTATACGGCCGAGCTGGCCAGCGAGGGCATGGAACTGCTCAGCGGCCAGGCTTTCGGCGCGCTGGGCCCGCATGGTTATGCGCCCGACAGCGTGCTGGGCCGGGCGCAGAAGACGCTGCAGGATTACCGCCATGCCTGCGAGCCGCCGGCGCGCGCGGCGGGCCGCGCCCTGCGCCCCTTTGGCCGGCGCCATGGCGAGCCGCGCCAGCGCGGCTGA
- a CDS encoding esterase/lipase family protein codes for MKKPPTDHALRHLRASDLRAAAQLATQATASVARMAEGVHQSVWQTLGAPGGKRAEQARGITGLVYQCVQGVNALVGKGLDGALRALQPLFERIDQSRPDSPERAAVLAALNGVMGDHLRASGNPLALDMTLRCQGQVLTMENLPTVLAAAGPVTAKPLLFIHGLCMNELQWGGQHAQALAALGYTPIYLRYNTGLHTSQNGRELAALLDQLLRAWPQPLQALDCVVHSMGGLVLRSALQIAQASSLPWAALVRRIAFLGTPHHGAPLERAGNWVDVLLGSTPWSRPLARLGQLRSAGITDLRYGLVQDADWQGRDRFRRQPDQRQHLPLPAGIACYTLAATLAPQRGLLADRLLGDGLVPLRSALGQHDEPARCLDFAPARQAILYRTGHMALLDAPAVTQQLLAWFEPQEPP; via the coding sequence ATGAAGAAGCCGCCCACCGACCATGCGCTGCGCCACCTGCGCGCCAGCGATCTGCGCGCGGCGGCCCAGCTCGCCACCCAGGCCACCGCCAGCGTGGCGCGCATGGCCGAGGGCGTGCATCAATCGGTCTGGCAGACCCTGGGCGCGCCGGGCGGCAAGCGCGCCGAGCAGGCGCGCGGCATCACCGGCCTGGTCTACCAATGCGTGCAGGGCGTCAACGCCCTGGTGGGCAAGGGGCTGGACGGCGCCCTGCGCGCGCTGCAGCCGCTGTTCGAGCGCATCGACCAGTCCCGCCCCGACAGCCCTGAGCGCGCCGCGGTGCTGGCCGCGCTCAACGGCGTGATGGGCGATCACCTGCGCGCCAGCGGTAATCCGCTCGCCCTCGACATGACGCTGCGCTGCCAGGGTCAGGTCTTGACGATGGAAAACCTGCCCACCGTGCTGGCGGCGGCCGGGCCGGTGACGGCCAAGCCCCTGCTCTTCATCCACGGCCTGTGCATGAACGAGCTGCAATGGGGCGGGCAACATGCGCAGGCCCTGGCCGCGCTGGGCTACACGCCCATCTACCTGCGCTACAACACCGGCCTGCACACCTCGCAGAACGGCCGCGAACTCGCCGCCCTGCTGGACCAGCTGCTGCGCGCCTGGCCGCAGCCGCTGCAGGCGCTGGACTGCGTGGTGCACAGCATGGGCGGCCTGGTGCTGCGCAGCGCGCTGCAGATCGCGCAGGCAAGCAGCCTGCCCTGGGCCGCGCTGGTGCGGCGCATCGCCTTTCTCGGCACCCCCCACCATGGCGCGCCGCTGGAGCGCGCCGGCAACTGGGTGGACGTGCTGCTGGGCAGCACCCCCTGGTCGCGCCCGCTCGCCAGGCTGGGGCAGCTGCGCAGCGCCGGCATCACCGACCTGCGCTACGGGCTGGTGCAGGACGCCGACTGGCAGGGCCGCGACCGCTTCCGCCGCCAGCCCGACCAGCGCCAGCACCTGCCCCTGCCCGCGGGCATCGCCTGCTACACCCTCGCCGCCACGCTGGCGCCGCAGCGCGGCCTGCTGGCCGACCGCCTGCTGGGCGACGGCCTGGTGCCGCTGCGCAGCGCCCTGGGCCAGCACGACGAGCCGGCGCGCTGCCTGGACTTCGCGCCGGCGCGCCAGGCCATCCTCTACCGCACCGGCCACATGGCCCTGCTCGACGCCCCCGCGGTGACGCAACAGCTGCTGGCCTGGTTCGAGCCTCAAGAGCCGCCATGA
- a CDS encoding ABC transporter ATP-binding protein: MLKLDNLHAFYGKSHVLHGVSMEVRPGEIVSLLGRNGSGRSTTAKTIMGQVDGTGSVKFGERELLGRKAYEIAHEGIGYVPENRDIFPKLTVHQNLLLGQKSGAKKARWGFDDMYQMFPRLKERQHTEAGVLSGGEQQMLTLCRTLMGDPDLIMIDEPTEGLAPKIVELVAEYLKELKRRGIAVLLVEQKLAIALEISERCYVMGHGRIVFEGTPAELRANSYIRKEWLEV, from the coding sequence CTGCTCAAACTCGACAACCTGCATGCCTTCTACGGCAAGAGCCATGTGCTGCATGGCGTCAGCATGGAGGTGCGGCCGGGCGAGATCGTCAGCCTGCTGGGGCGCAACGGCTCGGGCCGCTCCACCACCGCCAAGACCATCATGGGCCAGGTGGACGGCACCGGCTCGGTGAAGTTCGGCGAACGCGAGCTGCTGGGCCGCAAGGCCTACGAGATCGCGCACGAAGGCATCGGCTATGTGCCCGAGAACCGCGACATCTTTCCCAAGCTCACCGTGCACCAGAACCTCTTGCTGGGCCAGAAGAGCGGCGCCAAGAAGGCGCGCTGGGGCTTCGACGACATGTACCAGATGTTCCCGCGCCTGAAGGAGCGCCAGCACACCGAGGCCGGCGTGCTCTCGGGCGGCGAGCAGCAGATGCTGACGCTGTGCCGCACCCTGATGGGCGACCCGGACCTGATCATGATCGACGAGCCCACCGAGGGCCTGGCGCCCAAGATCGTCGAGCTGGTGGCCGAGTACCTGAAGGAGCTGAAGCGCCGCGGCATCGCCGTGCTGCTGGTGGAGCAGAAGCTGGCGATCGCGCTGGAAATCTCCGAGCGCTGCTATGTGATGGGCCACGGCCGCATCGTCTTCGAGGGCACGCCCGCCGAGCTGCGCGCCAACAGCTATATCCGCAAGGAGTGGCTGGAGGTGTAG